The Halosimplex litoreum genome has a window encoding:
- a CDS encoding 3-hydroxyacyl-CoA dehydrogenase/enoyl-CoA hydratase family protein gives MDFEDIEQVAVLGAGNMGHGIAEVAALAGYDVTMRDIKEEFVDDGYENIEWSLGKLAESGQISDEEADAALDRVEPLVDFEPAVAEADVVIEAVPERMDIKKDVYGELSEYAPEEAIFATNTSSLSITELSEVTERPEQFCGMHFFNPPVRMALVEVIRGEHTADETLDAIEQLAEAFDKTPVRVRKDSPGFIVNRVLVPLMNEACWLVHDDVATVAEVDSTTSFDMGLPMGAFELGDQVGHDVTLHVLEYLDEVLGDAYEPCPLLEEKVDAEELGKKTGQGFYDYEDGGVEIPADEGRDDVEARLLAVMANEVGKLVENDVAPVSDIDEAMMLGAGFPEGPGKRADAYGLGELVATLEPVHEETGAARYEVSDGLRAAAEEGGFYGDDEEGETVEYEQIVVETDGAVGYVQLDRPARMNTITVDMIDEVDAALDQFEDDDEIRAVLLEGAGDRAFSAGFDAASAAPGSGLEASEMSRKGQRVFGRLEEVGMPVVAAIDGYCLGGGMELATAADMRIASESGQFGQPEHNLGLLPGWGGTQRLPQVVGEGRAKEIIFTAKNDYDAETMYDYGFVNEVVSPDEYDDRKWELARDLAAGPPIAQKFTKRAMLASRDDTDAGLEYEASAFGHLFTTDDVWEGLAAFQQDREPEFEGE, from the coding sequence ATGGACTTCGAGGATATCGAACAGGTCGCGGTACTCGGTGCGGGGAACATGGGTCACGGGATCGCCGAGGTCGCGGCCCTGGCGGGCTACGACGTGACGATGCGTGACATCAAAGAGGAGTTCGTCGACGACGGCTACGAGAACATCGAGTGGTCGCTCGGCAAGCTCGCCGAGAGCGGCCAGATCAGCGACGAGGAGGCCGACGCCGCGCTTGACCGAGTCGAACCGCTCGTCGACTTCGAACCCGCCGTCGCCGAGGCGGACGTGGTCATCGAAGCGGTCCCCGAACGGATGGACATCAAGAAGGACGTGTACGGCGAGCTGTCGGAGTACGCGCCCGAGGAGGCCATCTTCGCGACGAACACGTCCAGCCTCTCGATCACCGAACTCTCGGAGGTGACCGAGCGACCGGAGCAGTTCTGTGGGATGCACTTCTTCAATCCGCCCGTCCGGATGGCGCTCGTGGAGGTCATCCGCGGCGAACACACCGCCGACGAGACCCTCGACGCGATCGAACAGTTGGCCGAGGCCTTCGACAAGACGCCCGTCCGCGTCCGTAAGGACTCGCCGGGGTTCATCGTCAACCGCGTGCTCGTCCCGCTGATGAACGAGGCCTGCTGGCTCGTCCACGACGACGTGGCGACCGTCGCCGAGGTCGACTCCACGACCTCCTTCGACATGGGCCTGCCCATGGGCGCGTTCGAACTCGGCGACCAGGTCGGCCACGACGTAACCCTGCACGTCCTCGAATACCTCGACGAAGTACTGGGCGACGCCTACGAGCCCTGCCCGCTCCTCGAAGAGAAGGTCGACGCGGAAGAACTCGGCAAGAAGACCGGGCAGGGCTTCTACGACTACGAGGACGGCGGCGTCGAGATCCCCGCCGACGAGGGCCGCGACGACGTCGAGGCGCGCCTGCTGGCCGTCATGGCCAACGAGGTCGGCAAGCTCGTCGAGAACGACGTCGCACCGGTCTCGGACATCGACGAGGCGATGATGCTCGGTGCCGGCTTCCCGGAAGGCCCGGGCAAGCGCGCCGACGCCTACGGGCTCGGCGAACTCGTCGCGACCCTCGAGCCGGTCCACGAGGAGACCGGCGCGGCCCGCTACGAGGTGTCCGACGGCCTGCGCGCGGCGGCCGAGGAGGGCGGCTTCTACGGTGACGACGAGGAGGGCGAGACCGTCGAGTACGAGCAGATAGTCGTCGAGACCGACGGCGCGGTCGGGTACGTCCAGCTCGACCGCCCGGCGCGGATGAACACGATCACCGTCGACATGATCGACGAGGTCGACGCGGCGCTCGACCAGTTCGAGGACGACGACGAGATCCGCGCCGTCCTGCTGGAAGGCGCCGGCGACCGGGCGTTCTCCGCCGGGTTCGACGCCGCGAGCGCCGCGCCCGGCAGCGGCCTCGAAGCCAGCGAGATGTCCCGGAAGGGCCAGCGCGTGTTCGGCCGGCTGGAGGAGGTCGGCATGCCGGTCGTCGCGGCCATCGACGGCTACTGTCTCGGGGGCGGGATGGAACTCGCGACCGCAGCGGACATGCGCATCGCTAGCGAGAGCGGCCAGTTCGGCCAGCCCGAGCACAACCTCGGGCTCCTGCCCGGCTGGGGCGGCACCCAGCGCCTCCCGCAGGTCGTCGGTGAGGGGCGAGCGAAGGAGATCATCTTCACCGCCAAGAACGACTACGACGCCGAGACGATGTACGACTACGGCTTCGTCAACGAGGTCGTGAGTCCGGACGAGTACGACGACCGCAAGTGGGAGCTCGCCCGCGACCTGGCCGCGGGGCCGCCGATCGCCCAGAAGTTCACCAAGCGCGCCATGCTCGCGAGCCGCGACGACACCGACGCCGGTCTCGAGTACGAGGCGTCGGCCTTCGGCCACCTGTTCACCACCGACGACGTCTGGGAGGGCCTCGCGGCGTTCCAGCAGGACCGCGAGCCGGAGTTCGAAGGGGAGTAA
- a CDS encoding ABC transporter ATP-binding protein, producing MSTDQAIDSEYIEKHREELDHPLLQLFQRFGHGHRRWFVVGVLASIGSRFFSLVPPVLLGVAIDALFNEEAGFTLPYVPQSLLPTTEMGQFWFVVGGMAVAMIGQAVLIFVRSSTLNLFSHRVKHEARTATYQQMQRLDMDFFNEVQTGELISILSNDVNRLEQFLDSMMGELIQLIVLMLGTAAFLVALNPQLAAVTMVVAPLSAVFTYWYMRLAEERYADIRESVGDLNSRLENNLGGIQVIKSSNTEEYEDQRVEDHSYRYFKLDWLALRLSFVYRPGLRVLTSLSFIATFIVGGIWLIQGPPGPFSGDLTAGVLVTFLLLTQRLVNPLAQMGNIVERYEDAKASTKRILGLMSLPVRIQDRPDAVDLGDVAGRVEYDDVTFSYDGDETVLDDVDIDVEPGETVGLVGPTGAGKTTIVKLLLRLYDVDEGEVRVDGTDVRDATLASLRGSMGYVGQDNFLFDGTIAENVKYGQFDATREAVVEACKRAEAHEFIENLPEGYDTDIGERGVKLSGGQRQRVAVARTILQHPAIMIFDEATSAVDTETEMLIQRSIDELAADRTTFIIAHRLSTVRDADTILVIDDGEIVERGTHEDLLGGDGLYANLWRVQAGEIEDLPEEFVEQASERVAQQALDAAEDD from the coding sequence GTGAGTACAGACCAGGCGATAGATTCGGAGTACATCGAGAAACACCGAGAGGAACTGGATCACCCACTGTTGCAGCTGTTCCAGCGGTTCGGCCACGGCCACCGGCGCTGGTTCGTCGTCGGCGTGCTGGCGAGCATCGGGTCGCGCTTCTTCTCGCTGGTGCCGCCGGTGTTGTTGGGCGTCGCCATCGACGCGCTGTTCAACGAAGAGGCGGGGTTCACGCTTCCCTACGTCCCCCAGTCGTTGCTCCCGACGACGGAGATGGGGCAGTTCTGGTTCGTCGTGGGCGGTATGGCCGTCGCGATGATCGGGCAAGCCGTGCTCATCTTCGTCCGCTCGTCCACCCTGAACCTCTTCTCCCACAGGGTGAAACACGAGGCCCGCACGGCCACCTACCAACAGATGCAGCGCCTGGACATGGACTTCTTCAACGAGGTCCAGACCGGCGAGCTCATCTCCATCCTCTCGAACGACGTCAACCGGCTGGAGCAGTTCCTCGACTCGATGATGGGCGAGCTGATCCAGCTGATCGTCCTCATGCTCGGGACCGCCGCCTTCCTCGTCGCGCTGAACCCCCAGCTGGCGGCCGTCACCATGGTCGTCGCGCCGCTGTCGGCGGTGTTCACCTACTGGTACATGCGCCTGGCCGAGGAGCGCTACGCCGACATCCGCGAGTCGGTCGGCGACCTGAACAGCCGCCTGGAGAACAACCTCGGTGGCATCCAGGTGATCAAGTCGTCGAACACCGAGGAGTACGAGGACCAGCGCGTCGAGGACCACTCCTACCGCTACTTCAAGCTCGACTGGCTGGCGCTTCGGCTATCCTTCGTCTACCGCCCCGGCCTGCGCGTGCTCACCTCCCTCTCCTTTATCGCGACCTTCATCGTCGGCGGGATCTGGCTCATCCAGGGGCCGCCCGGCCCGTTCTCGGGCGACCTCACCGCCGGCGTGCTCGTCACCTTCCTCCTGCTAACACAGCGGCTCGTCAACCCGCTCGCCCAGATGGGCAACATCGTCGAGCGCTACGAGGACGCCAAGGCCTCGACCAAGCGCATCCTCGGGCTGATGAGCCTCCCGGTCCGCATCCAGGACAGGCCGGACGCCGTCGACCTTGGCGACGTGGCGGGCCGCGTCGAGTACGACGACGTGACCTTCAGCTACGACGGCGACGAGACGGTGCTCGACGACGTCGACATCGACGTGGAACCGGGCGAGACCGTCGGGCTCGTCGGGCCGACCGGCGCGGGGAAGACGACCATCGTCAAGCTGTTGCTGCGGCTGTACGACGTGGACGAGGGCGAGGTCCGCGTCGACGGGACGGACGTGCGCGACGCGACGCTCGCCAGCCTGCGGGGGTCGATGGGCTACGTCGGCCAGGACAACTTCCTGTTCGACGGGACCATCGCCGAGAACGTCAAGTACGGCCAGTTCGACGCCACCCGCGAGGCGGTCGTCGAAGCCTGCAAGCGCGCCGAGGCCCACGAGTTCATCGAGAATCTCCCCGAGGGCTACGACACCGACATCGGCGAGCGCGGCGTGAAACTGTCGGGCGGCCAGCGCCAGCGCGTCGCCGTCGCGCGGACCATCCTCCAGCACCCCGCGATCATGATCTTCGACGAGGCGACCTCCGCCGTCGACACCGAGACGGAGATGCTCATCCAGCGCTCGATCGACGAACTCGCCGCCGACCGCACGACCTTCATCATCGCTCACCGGCTCTCGACGGTCCGCGACGCCGACACCATCCTCGTCATCGACGACGGCGAGATCGTCGAACGCGGCACCCACGAGGACCTGCTGGGCGGCGACGGGCTCTACGCCAACCTCTGGCGCGTCCAGGCCGGCGAGATCGAGGACCTCCCCGAGGAGTTCGTCGAGCAGGCCAGCGAACGGGTCGCCCAGCAGGCGCTAGACGCCGCCGAGGACGACTGA
- a CDS encoding DEAD/DEAH box helicase has product MTDAGATGDAESLDEQGSDGADGGAAHSGDPAAFTALGPEVRAALSERGFTTPTEPQREAIPPLVDGENVLVVAPTGTGKTETAMLPVLNALEGEERFGIGALYITPLRALNRDMRERLEWWGDRLDLDVQVRHGDTTDYQRQKQANDPPDVLVTTPETLQAMLTGSKLRTALADVDHVVVDEVHELAVSKRGAQMTVGLERLVELADDFQRIGLSATVGDPAEVGRFLTGGRGSTVVEIDVGSRLDVRVRSPEIREEDERLAGELMTEPEFASHVRYITELVSEYESTLIFVNTRQLAEALGSRFKELDANVGVHHGSLAKASRIEVEDDFKSGELDGLLCTSSMELGIDVGHVDHVIQYNSPRQVTRLLQRVGRAGHRRDQVSRGTVVTTHPDDTLEALAIARKARSGEVESADIHDGSLDTVANQIAGLVMDFGEIRAMRAYEILTRAYPFRDLDERAFESVVRELAGNEVVWLEEDVDEIQKRRGTWQYFYHNLSMIPDEATYSVEDVASGRDVGTLDERFVVNFATPGEIFIQRGEMWRITEIDEEEEVVTVSPVEDPGGEVPSWTGQEIPVPYAVAQEVGELRGIAGRQLASGAPVDSVAREFTARYDGDADTVAVGLEQLADHDPEHPIPTDDTILVEFRGRELVVVAAFGHKINETLGRLLSALLGQATGSSVGMEIDPYRIELEVPRNASATDALDVLEDTDPDHVAELVELSLNNADSLKFKVAQVATKFGALKRWRGRGSSNRFGRDRLMDALEDTPVYDEAVREILHEELDVDGAAAVLERIQSGDLSVELLGDRTPIGLGGRSAGQELLSPDHADASVIQTVKERIRSDRMILFCLHCRDWERKKPVKRIRDRPECPDCGSTRIAALNPWADEVVSAVKATEKDDEQEKQTERAYKSASLVQAHGKQAVIALAARGVGPRNAARIINKLREDEDEFYRDILRREREYARTRSFWD; this is encoded by the coding sequence ATGACAGACGCCGGTGCCACCGGTGACGCCGAATCTCTGGACGAGCAGGGGTCGGACGGAGCCGACGGGGGCGCCGCCCACTCGGGCGATCCGGCGGCGTTCACCGCACTCGGACCGGAGGTCCGGGCCGCCCTGTCCGAGCGCGGGTTCACGACGCCGACCGAGCCACAGCGCGAGGCGATCCCGCCCCTGGTCGACGGCGAGAACGTCCTCGTCGTCGCGCCGACCGGGACCGGCAAGACCGAGACGGCGATGCTCCCCGTGTTGAACGCCCTCGAGGGCGAAGAGCGGTTCGGCATCGGCGCGCTCTACATCACGCCGCTCCGCGCGCTCAACCGCGACATGCGCGAACGACTCGAGTGGTGGGGCGACCGCCTGGACCTGGACGTGCAGGTGCGCCACGGCGACACGACGGACTACCAGCGTCAGAAGCAAGCGAACGACCCGCCGGACGTACTCGTGACGACGCCCGAGACGCTCCAGGCGATGCTCACCGGGTCGAAGCTCCGGACCGCGCTGGCCGACGTCGACCACGTCGTCGTCGACGAGGTCCACGAACTCGCCGTCTCCAAGCGCGGCGCGCAGATGACCGTCGGGCTCGAACGGCTGGTCGAACTCGCCGACGACTTCCAGCGGATCGGCCTGTCGGCGACCGTGGGTGACCCCGCCGAGGTGGGCCGGTTTCTCACCGGCGGCCGGGGCTCGACGGTCGTCGAGATCGACGTGGGCAGTCGCCTCGACGTGCGCGTCCGCTCGCCCGAGATCCGCGAGGAGGACGAGCGGCTGGCCGGCGAGCTGATGACCGAACCGGAGTTCGCGAGTCACGTCCGCTACATCACCGAACTCGTCTCAGAGTACGAGTCGACGCTGATCTTCGTCAACACGCGCCAGCTGGCCGAGGCGCTTGGCTCGCGGTTCAAAGAACTCGACGCGAACGTCGGCGTCCACCACGGCTCGCTGGCCAAGGCGTCCCGTATCGAGGTGGAAGACGACTTCAAGTCGGGCGAACTCGACGGGCTGCTCTGCACGTCGTCGATGGAACTCGGGATCGACGTGGGCCACGTCGACCACGTGATCCAGTACAACAGCCCGCGACAGGTGACGCGCCTGCTCCAGCGGGTCGGTCGCGCCGGCCACCGCCGCGACCAGGTCTCGCGGGGCACCGTCGTGACGACCCACCCCGACGATACCCTGGAGGCGCTCGCGATCGCCCGCAAGGCCCGCTCGGGCGAGGTCGAGTCCGCCGACATCCACGACGGGAGCCTCGACACCGTCGCCAACCAGATCGCCGGCCTCGTCATGGACTTCGGCGAGATACGGGCCATGCGGGCCTACGAGATCCTCACCCGGGCCTACCCGTTCCGCGACCTCGACGAACGGGCGTTCGAGTCGGTCGTCCGCGAGCTGGCGGGCAACGAGGTCGTCTGGCTCGAAGAGGACGTCGACGAGATCCAGAAGCGCCGTGGCACCTGGCAGTACTTCTATCACAACCTCTCGATGATCCCCGACGAGGCGACCTACAGCGTCGAGGACGTGGCCAGCGGCCGCGACGTGGGCACGCTGGACGAGCGGTTCGTCGTCAACTTCGCGACGCCCGGGGAGATATTCATCCAGCGCGGCGAGATGTGGCGCATCACCGAGATCGACGAAGAGGAAGAGGTCGTCACCGTCTCGCCCGTCGAGGACCCGGGGGGTGAGGTGCCCTCCTGGACCGGCCAGGAGATCCCCGTCCCCTACGCCGTCGCCCAGGAGGTCGGCGAGCTGCGCGGTATCGCTGGCCGGCAACTGGCGTCGGGCGCGCCCGTCGACTCGGTCGCGCGGGAGTTCACCGCTCGCTACGACGGCGACGCCGACACCGTCGCCGTCGGCCTCGAACAGCTGGCCGACCACGACCCCGAGCATCCGATCCCCACCGACGACACGATACTGGTCGAGTTCCGCGGGCGCGAACTCGTCGTCGTCGCCGCGTTCGGCCACAAGATCAACGAGACGCTGGGGCGGCTGCTGTCGGCACTGCTCGGGCAGGCCACCGGCTCGTCGGTGGGGATGGAGATCGACCCCTACCGGATCGAACTGGAAGTGCCCCGCAACGCCTCGGCGACCGACGCGCTGGACGTGCTCGAAGACACCGACCCCGACCACGTCGCCGAACTCGTCGAACTCTCGCTGAACAACGCCGACTCGCTGAAGTTCAAGGTCGCCCAGGTCGCGACGAAGTTCGGCGCACTCAAGCGCTGGCGCGGTCGCGGGAGTTCGAATCGGTTCGGCCGCGACCGCCTCATGGACGCCTTGGAGGACACGCCCGTCTACGACGAAGCCGTCCGCGAGATCCTCCACGAGGAACTCGACGTGGACGGGGCGGCCGCCGTGCTCGAACGGATCCAATCGGGCGACCTCTCCGTCGAGTTGCTCGGCGACCGCACCCCGATCGGCCTCGGCGGCCGCAGCGCCGGCCAGGAGTTACTCTCCCCCGACCACGCCGACGCGAGCGTCATCCAGACGGTCAAAGAGCGCATCCGGAGCGACCGGATGATCCTCTTCTGTCTGCACTGCCGGGACTGGGAGCGCAAGAAACCGGTCAAGCGGATCCGGGACCGGCCGGAGTGTCCCGACTGCGGGTCGACCCGGATCGCCGCGCTCAATCCCTGGGCCGACGAGGTCGTCTCGGCGGTGAAAGCGACGGAGAAGGACGACGAGCAGGAGAAACAGACCGAGCGAGCGTACAAGTCGGCGAGCCTGGTCCAGGCCCACGGCAAGCAGGCCGTGATCGCCCTAGCTGCCCGCGGCGTCGGCCCGCGCAACGCCGCCCGCATCATCAACAAACTCCGCGAGGACGAAGACGAGTTCTATCGGGATATCCTGCGCCGAGAGCGCGAGTACGCCCGCACCCGGAGCTTCTGGGACTGA
- a CDS encoding nitrous oxide reductase accessory protein NosL, with product MCEHTHRTGRERVAGSRARGNTRPDRAETAATASIRRRTVLLGGAATLAALAGCGGSDTSDAPEAVGLTTEDRCDVCGMVIPNHPGPSAEIFYADERPSGHDNPARFDSTWEAFQYDFERRDRGWNTAAFYVTDYSAVDYSVSEEGGDSVISTHPEADAFADADSVTFVVGSAVKGAMGRDLIAFTERGDAESFRDEYGGSLAAFDEVTPETIAQLGRA from the coding sequence ATGTGTGAACACACTCACAGGACGGGACGGGAGCGAGTCGCCGGATCGCGCGCCCGCGGGAACACGAGGCCTGACCGGGCCGAGACAGCCGCGACCGCTTCGATCCGCCGACGGACGGTTCTCCTCGGTGGCGCGGCGACGCTAGCGGCGCTCGCGGGGTGTGGCGGGTCGGACACGTCGGACGCGCCCGAGGCTGTCGGGCTGACGACCGAGGACCGATGCGACGTGTGCGGGATGGTGATCCCGAACCACCCCGGTCCGAGCGCCGAGATATTTTACGCGGACGAGCGACCCTCGGGCCACGACAACCCGGCGCGGTTCGACAGCACCTGGGAGGCGTTCCAGTACGACTTCGAGCGTCGGGACAGGGGCTGGAACACTGCCGCGTTCTACGTCACCGACTACTCCGCAGTCGACTACTCGGTTTCCGAGGAGGGCGGGGACTCGGTCATCTCCACTCATCCAGAGGCCGACGCGTTCGCCGACGCCGACTCGGTCACGTTCGTCGTCGGCTCGGCGGTCAAAGGCGCGATGGGCAGGGACCTGATCGCCTTCACGGAGCGAGGCGACGCCGAGTCGTTCCGCGACGAGTACGGCGGGTCCCTCGCCGCGTTCGACGAGGTGACCCCCGAGACGATCGCACAGCTCGGCCGGGCCTGA
- a CDS encoding NosD domain-containing protein: MDVRFVGAAVVALVAVSAAGFLVGTGGGEIRPVDFEETLRMGMTGVDVRTAEARGHALPRAQVFYGQYEYVVGYYGVESLVSQLESGTAARQFGDPLAVFVTDFSGSDPSLVDGGAIDPSTDPAVGWVRADTAVYVVDSGARTPTGPTALPFSDRADARAFADEYGGRVVSWTALPAAVESGGRATEASLREAVENRSAWADRTVDDRRALRERPVSVVVGRDAPDLAGAVAAAPPNTTVELPPGTYDANLTVAKPVTIRGSGPETVLDGGGNGTVLRVHGDRVAITSLSVAGVGTVGSRSPPEDPDDPVGTTLVYARSDAGIALVDAEESLVADVRVDTASTGVSLRHSDRSVVRNVTVRGADTIAAGSMGVLPISSRVVVEDVETRGGRDGVYVHRAHGSVIRDNHMVGGRYGVHEMFTSDLLVANNTVRETEGAVVLMTRPSNNAVVGNRAVDNRAGVVAVGDASLFADNVLADNRIGLDLGSTRSLVTGNTIADNDVGIRSVTLLPTNDLIANDVVDNERPAVASSGPVHVWTVADRGNYWGPVPGLDRDGDGAVDRPFRPTGRVDVAASRAPGGPTLSRAPALGLLRAVAGTVPGLREGGAVDTAPRVEPVRPQRLREVRNGTYE; this comes from the coding sequence ATGGACGTACGGTTCGTCGGGGCCGCCGTCGTCGCGCTCGTGGCGGTGAGCGCCGCCGGGTTTCTGGTCGGTACCGGCGGGGGCGAGATCCGGCCGGTCGACTTCGAGGAGACGCTGCGGATGGGGATGACCGGCGTCGACGTGCGGACGGCCGAGGCCAGGGGTCACGCCCTCCCGCGGGCGCAGGTGTTCTACGGCCAGTACGAGTACGTCGTCGGCTACTACGGCGTCGAGTCGCTCGTCTCCCAGCTGGAGAGCGGGACGGCCGCCCGCCAGTTCGGCGACCCGCTCGCCGTCTTCGTGACCGACTTCTCCGGTTCCGACCCGTCGCTGGTCGACGGCGGCGCCATCGACCCGAGCACCGACCCGGCCGTCGGGTGGGTCCGGGCAGACACGGCGGTCTACGTCGTCGACAGCGGCGCGCGGACGCCGACCGGCCCGACCGCACTCCCGTTCTCGGATCGGGCGGACGCCCGCGCGTTCGCGGACGAGTACGGCGGCCGGGTCGTGTCGTGGACGGCGCTGCCGGCGGCCGTCGAATCCGGCGGGCGAGCGACCGAGGCGTCGCTGCGCGAGGCGGTCGAGAACCGCTCGGCCTGGGCCGACCGGACCGTCGACGACCGGCGAGCGCTCCGCGAGCGCCCGGTCTCGGTCGTCGTCGGCCGGGACGCGCCGGACCTGGCCGGCGCCGTCGCGGCCGCCCCGCCGAACACGACGGTCGAACTACCGCCCGGCACCTACGACGCGAACCTGACCGTCGCGAAGCCGGTGACGATCCGCGGGTCGGGACCGGAGACGGTGCTCGACGGCGGCGGGAACGGCACCGTCCTGCGGGTCCACGGCGATCGGGTCGCGATCACGTCCCTTTCGGTCGCCGGGGTCGGTACCGTCGGCTCGCGGTCGCCGCCCGAGGACCCCGACGACCCCGTCGGAACCACGCTGGTCTACGCTCGGAGCGACGCGGGCATCGCCCTGGTCGACGCCGAGGAGTCGCTCGTCGCCGACGTGCGGGTCGACACCGCCTCGACGGGCGTCAGTCTCCGACACAGCGACCGGTCGGTCGTCCGGAACGTCACGGTTCGGGGGGCCGACACCATCGCCGCCGGCTCGATGGGGGTGTTGCCCATCTCCTCGCGGGTCGTCGTCGAGGACGTGGAGACCCGCGGCGGCCGCGACGGCGTCTACGTCCACCGTGCTCACGGGAGCGTGATCCGAGACAACCACATGGTCGGCGGTCGCTACGGCGTCCACGAGATGTTCACGTCGGACTTGCTCGTGGCGAACAACACGGTCCGCGAGACGGAGGGCGCGGTCGTCCTCATGACGCGGCCGTCGAACAACGCCGTCGTGGGCAACCGCGCCGTCGACAACCGTGCGGGAGTCGTCGCAGTCGGCGACGCGTCGCTGTTCGCCGACAACGTGCTGGCGGACAACCGGATCGGCCTCGATCTCGGGTCGACCCGCTCGCTCGTGACCGGCAACACCATCGCGGACAACGACGTTGGGATCCGGTCGGTGACGCTACTGCCGACGAACGACCTGATCGCCAACGACGTGGTCGACAACGAACGGCCGGCGGTCGCGTCGAGCGGTCCCGTCCACGTCTGGACGGTCGCCGACCGCGGCAACTACTGGGGACCGGTCCCCGGGCTCGACCGCGACGGCGACGGCGCCGTCGACCGACCGTTCCGCCCGACCGGACGCGTCGACGTGGCGGCCAGTCGAGCGCCGGGAGGCCCGACGCTCTCGCGGGCGCCCGCGCTCGGCCTCCTGCGAGCGGTCGCCGGGACCGTTCCGGGTCTACGCGAGGGCGGCGCGGTGGACACGGCGCCCCGGGTCGAACCGGTCCGCCCCCAGCGGCTCCGGGAGGTGCGAAACGGAACGTATGAGTGA
- a CDS encoding ABC transporter ATP-binding protein: protein MSEHDGSTTETAPDGDETTERAAEATDDGDPVDGGGARDADGPGDALAVDGVARSFGDVSVLADVSFTADRGTVACLVGPNGSGKTTLLRVVAGLLAPDAGSVLLPDGGDRAVGYLAQTPAFRPQFTLAETLGFYGDLAGVDVDPDGVLERVGLEAVADRRVGALSGGMTRLFGIAVATIGDPPVLVLDEPSSGLDPTMTEHVGSVVRDLADEGRTVLLATHELGTVDRVGDTVLVLDDGVIQTAAAPDALRRETGSETLTHAVNQFVHGGAGDLTVRAGTWEGADE from the coding sequence ATGAGTGAACACGACGGCTCGACGACGGAGACGGCACCGGACGGTGACGAGACGACCGAGCGCGCCGCCGAGGCGACGGACGACGGCGATCCGGTCGACGGAGGGGGCGCTCGCGACGCCGACGGGCCCGGCGATGCCCTCGCGGTCGACGGTGTCGCACGGTCGTTCGGCGACGTGAGCGTCCTCGCGGACGTGTCGTTCACGGCCGACCGCGGGACGGTCGCCTGTCTGGTCGGCCCGAACGGTTCCGGGAAGACGACCCTCTTGCGGGTCGTCGCGGGCCTGCTCGCGCCGGACGCCGGGTCCGTCCTGCTCCCCGACGGCGGCGACCGCGCGGTCGGGTACCTGGCTCAGACCCCCGCCTTCCGTCCGCAGTTCACGCTCGCCGAGACGCTGGGGTTCTACGGCGACCTCGCTGGCGTCGACGTCGACCCGGACGGGGTGCTGGAACGGGTCGGCCTCGAAGCGGTCGCCGACCGCCGCGTCGGAGCGCTGTCGGGCGGCATGACGCGTCTGTTCGGGATCGCGGTGGCGACGATCGGCGACCCGCCGGTGCTCGTCCTCGACGAACCCTCCAGCGGACTCGACCCGACCATGACCGAGCACGTGGGGTCGGTCGTTCGCGACCTGGCCGACGAGGGCCGGACGGTCCTGCTCGCGACCCACGAGCTGGGCACCGTCGACCGCGTCGGGGACACCGTCCTCGTCCTCGACGACGGGGTGATCCAGACGGCGGCCGCGCCCGACGCGTTGCGCCGCGAGACCGGCTCGGAGACGCTCACACACGCCGTCAACCAGTTCGTCCACGGCGGCGCCGGCGACCTGACGGTCCGCGCCGGCACCTGGGAGGGCGCGGATGAGTGA